The DNA window AAAAAACGCAATCATTTGAGCAGCTACGAAAGCCAGAACAATATAACCACCCATTCCAGACATGGCCTTTGTTAGGTGCTCAGCAACGTCTTTATCATTTTTCAGTACTTTCGATCCGAAACCATAGGCTAGGGCAGGGAGTAAAAATCCGAAAAGCATAATGGGTACAATCCCCGTCATAAATGGCGAAACAATAATGCCGCCGGTTTCTTGATTACGCAAAATACCGTTTTCTGGAAGTACTAAAAGCAAGATCACAACTGCATACAGTGCAAGCGCAATACCAGCCCACAACAAACCACGTTTTTCTGCAGTAGTTGTTTTTTCTAACTTATCGACTTTTCCCGTATATACCCCAAGTCGTGGCTCTGTAATTTTGGTCGTTACAAACATAGATACAGGAATGATGACAAAGGTCGAGGCAATCATAAAATACCAATTGATTGCCGGGTTCGCAACGTAACTAGGATCAATTAAATTTGCTCCTGCTTGTGTAAATCCAGATAATAGTGGATCGAGCATGCTAACGATTAAATTAGCACTAAAAGCGCCGGTAACGGTTGCATAACCCGCGACCAGACCAGCGATTGGATTGCGGCCAAGTGCTGCAAAAATCATAGCAGCAATTGGAGGTAGCACAACTTGAGCGGCATCAGCAGCTGTATTTCCCAAAACGGCAATTAAAAGAATCGTTGGCAAAATCACTTTAGCCGGAGCGTTCAAAATCGTTGTTTTCATGAACGTCGTAACAAGTCCTGTCGATTCTGCAAGACCTACGCCTAACATGACCACTAAGACCAAACCGAGTGGCGGAAAACCGGTAAAGTTTGGTACTAGTGTTTCAAAAATTGTACGAATACCATCACCATTCAACATATTGACAACTTGAATTTCTTCACCGGTACCTGGATGCGTAGATGTAATTCCTAGTGACGAAAAAATAGCAGATGCTACTAAGATAATGAGTGTAAAACTAGCGAAAAGAGTGACGGGATCCGGCATCTTATTGCCGTACACTTCTACTTTCGTTAGCATTTTTTGAAAAAAGCTTGGTTTTTCACTTTTTTGAAGCTTAGCGGTTGATTCTGCAGTTTTGTTCATCTTCTCACCCTCCAGTAGTTAGAATAGTTAAAATACTATTGATTTCCTCGCGATTACTATATAGATTTACATACGAACTATTGAATTATTATTTGTGGATAGTCACAAATAATGATTGGTTTTATAAGAGCTGAATCGGTAAACGGAACTAAACGTAATCGAAAATCACAACTGTAAAATAGTTTATGCATAAAATGGACTTCCCTGTAAGTTTCTAACATAAAACAGACGGAGAATCCCGAACTCCGTGTGCAGTTTTCAAGGTGCCGAAGGTAATTTCTCTGAAACGACCGATTGTCCCTGATCGTCATGAACCCACTTGCTGCATCCATTTTGCGTCTGCCATGGAAAGCGGCCGTTGCAATCGACCTCTGCTTGTTCTGTCGCATGCAAAAAGGGCTGTCCCAGAAAGTCATTGTTCATGACCTTCTGGGACAGCCCCTTCAACTATTTATCCGTTTTAGAAAGCTTATCTTATATAGAGAGATGGATCTACAGCATTAGAACGTGAACCGTTCCAAGTTCCCACATGAACCTCAAAGTGTACATGGGTTCCTGTAGAACGACCGGTGCTGCCCATTCCTCCAACTTTTTCTCCTTGTGACACGGCTTGACCAGTTGAAACATTGATTGAACTC is part of the Planococcus kocurii genome and encodes:
- a CDS encoding AbgT family transporter, giving the protein MNKTAESTAKLQKSEKPSFFQKMLTKVEVYGNKMPDPVTLFASFTLIILVASAIFSSLGITSTHPGTGEEIQVVNMLNGDGIRTIFETLVPNFTGFPPLGLVLVVMLGVGLAESTGLVTTFMKTTILNAPAKVILPTILLIAVLGNTAADAAQVVLPPIAAMIFAALGRNPIAGLVAGYATVTGAFSANLIVSMLDPLLSGFTQAGANLIDPSYVANPAINWYFMIASTFVIIPVSMFVTTKITEPRLGVYTGKVDKLEKTTTAEKRGLLWAGIALALYAVVILLLVLPENGILRNQETGGIIVSPFMTGIVPIMLFGFLLPALAYGFGSKVLKNDKDVAEHLTKAMSGMGGYIVLAFVAAQMIAFFGMSNLGPIIAIEGAGFLKGIGFEGLPLILGFIMIAALINLLIASASAKWALLAPIFVPMFMMLGYDPAVTQVAYRIADSITNPITPMLAYFAILLTFAKKYDKNIGIGTLLAALLPYSIAFAIFWLILFTVWFLLGLPLGPGGNIYLP